The genomic DNA TCCTCAGGATGAATCTGTCGTTGAAGATGATGTTGAAAAAGTTGAGGAAATTCAAGAAGATGAAATACAAGATAATGAAGATGACTCTATTGTAGAAGAGGATACATCAGATATTGAAGAGGAAATTTCTACTGAAGATGATGCTGAAGAGGAAGATGCACTGTCAGAAACTGAAAATTCCGATGAAGATTCTTCAGTTGAAGAGGAAACAGTAGAAGAAGACGATGTTATAGAGAATACTCCTGATGATGAGGAAAATGTTGAAGAAGTAGTTGCTGTAGATGCTCCTGAGGATGTTCCTGCAGAGGATGAAATTTCTGAAGAGGAATCAGAATCTATTGAAGAAGTTGAAGAAGAAATTCAATTAACAGAAAGGGAATTAAACAATATTGCGGAAGTCAAGGAAATCGTGGAGAAAAATCCAAGGATTACCTTATGGTCTTCACAATCTGCAGCTGTTTTTAGATATCTTCGTAAAACAGAACCTGAATTCAGTATTAGTAAAGAGGCTTCCATCTTGATAGAGGAGGCTGTCAGTAAAAAATATCCTGAGATTTGGAAACTATTTGATGAAGATTAAAAATTGTCAAGCCCAGACTGATATTCTCCTTTAATCTTTATGTAAGGTTCAGCCCTATTTACAGCCACTCCAAGTCTTTTTAAATCTTCTTTACTTGTGAACGGTTGTTTTTTCCTTATATTAACTATTTTTCGTGCAGATTTAGTGCCGATTCCTGGAACTCTTATTAGTTCATTAAACGGTGACTTGTTTATTTCTACAGGGAATATGTCCATGTTTTTTGCAGCCAATATTTTTGGATCTTCTTTTAAATTCAATTTATCATCCTCATCGAATATAAGTTCTTTAACATTATACTTGTAATCTTTAAGAAGACTGTCTGCATTGTATAGTCTATTGGTTCTGCCAACTTCACATGGGTCTTTATCTTTAAAGTCAGTTTCTTCTACAGGAGAAAATGGTGAGAAATAAGTGCCCTTTAAATTTGATTTTTTATAGATTTTACTCATTCTAGTGAGGATTTCCTTGTCAGTTTCACTATTTGCCCCCACTATTAGTTGAGTAGTATGTGTAGAACGAGGATAGGTTCCTTTATGTTTTTCAAGAGAATTTATCCAACCTAGACGTTTTAGTATATCCTTATTGTAATCTTTTGTAGAGGATAATTCTGCAAGACCGCTTGGTGTTGCAGCTTCAATATTTATACTAACCCTATTAGCTAATCCCATAGCCCTTTTTATTGAATCTTTTGAAGCACCTGGAACAATTTTTAGATGGACATAATCATCATATCCATATTTTTTTCTTAGAATCCTAACGGTCTCTATTGTTTTTTCCATTGTGACATCTTCGTCTTTATCGATTCCTGAGCTTAGAAATAGTCCGTTTACTAGTCCTCTATTGTAGTAATCTAGGAAAACTTTGGCTAGTAATTCAGGTTCAAGTTCAAGTCTTGTAAAGTTTCTTTTTGATTGATTTATACAATATTTACAGTCATTCTTACATTTATTTGTAAGTAATGTTTTAAAAAGTGGAACATCACATCCATTGGCGCCTGTTGCATGATATATTCCAGGTAAGTTCTTTTGTGAGCTTTTTTGATGATTTACATAATCACATAAATCATATTGGGCTGAATCTGTAAGAACTTTCATTTTTTCTAAAACTGACATATTATTTATTTTATAAATTTTAGTTAAATAATCTTTTCAATGGGACCCCATTTGATTATAAATAGTATAAGTTATAACTTATAATCTCATTTTATAGACGATCAAGAGTTGATTTTCAGTATAACTTATAACTTATAAGTTAAGT from Methanobrevibacter sp. includes the following:
- a CDS encoding AAA family ATPase, whose translation is MAKKKQSGLGKGLDSLIPDFYNEDFDSNNSLSLEDMLKQDDDALNSIEKDVLEAPQDESVVEDDVEKVEEIQEDEIQDNEDDSIVEEDTSDIEEEISTEDDAEEEDALSETENSDEDSSVEEETVEEDDVIENTPDDEENVEEVVAVDAPEDVPAEDEISEEESESIEEVEEEIQLTERELNNIAEVKEIVEKNPRITLWSSQSAAVFRYLRKTEPEFSISKEASILIEEAVSKKYPEIWKLFDED
- a CDS encoding radical SAM protein, whose protein sequence is MSVLEKMKVLTDSAQYDLCDYVNHQKSSQKNLPGIYHATGANGCDVPLFKTLLTNKCKNDCKYCINQSKRNFTRLELEPELLAKVFLDYYNRGLVNGLFLSSGIDKDEDVTMEKTIETVRILRKKYGYDDYVHLKIVPGASKDSIKRAMGLANRVSINIEAATPSGLAELSSTKDYNKDILKRLGWINSLEKHKGTYPRSTHTTQLIVGANSETDKEILTRMSKIYKKSNLKGTYFSPFSPVEETDFKDKDPCEVGRTNRLYNADSLLKDYKYNVKELIFDEDDKLNLKEDPKILAAKNMDIFPVEINKSPFNELIRVPGIGTKSARKIVNIRKKQPFTSKEDLKRLGVAVNRAEPYIKIKGEYQSGLDNF